From one Lotus japonicus ecotype B-129 chromosome 3, LjGifu_v1.2 genomic stretch:
- the LOC130744500 gene encoding uncharacterized protein LOC130744500, with protein MNELKYFVQHESEMDVDDYETPFEDDVVKWVGYESERFDESMRNEYNGEDEEEEDEDEDELMKRFVGLSKRFEDSGREFSRNESESRGSESSGEKDEEDEEDELLKMFAVHSERFEDSGGESTCHENECRASESCGKKDEEDDEDDLLKMF; from the coding sequence ATGAATGAGTTGAAGTATTTTGTCCAACATGAAAGTGAAATGGATGTCGACGACTATGAAACGCCCTTTGAAGATGACGTGGTAAAATGGGTTGGATATGAGTCTGAACGTTTTGATGAGAGTATGCGCAATGAATACAATGgcgaggatgaggaggaggaggatgaagacGAGGATGAATTGATGAAAAGGTTTGTAGGCCTTTCTAAACGCTTTGAAGACAGTGGGAGAGAATTTTCTCGTAATGAAAGTGAGAGCAGGGGCAGTGAATCCAGTGGGGAGAAGGATGAGGAAGACGAGGAGGATGAATTGCTGAAAATGTTTGCAGTCCATTCTGAACGCTTTGAAGATAGTGGGGGAGAATCTACTTGTCATGAAAATGAGTGCAGGGCCAGTGAATCCTGTGGGAAGAAGGATGAGGAAGACGACGAGGATGATTTGCTGAAAATGTTCTAA
- the LOC130744501 gene encoding protein FAR1-RELATED SEQUENCE 4-like, whose amino-acid sequence MQSGGLGNSIPDKGCLYNQISRQNRKKKNDGVSAIQFMRDLLSKDGNMYVDCLRDDKNIIDRLFWCDDISKLSHELFGDVLAFDATYKKNQYMLPLVVFSGVNNHNRSTIFAAALISNETKETYVWLLEQLMVAMKGKQPSAVITDGCAAMKYAIKTVLPDARHRLCAWHILINAGRNAKNKLFNKAFKNLMYDDYTMGKFKRKWDETVAKFGFQDKKWVKDMYDKRKMWATTYLRGKFFAGFRTTSRCEGLHFELGKYVHSRYNLRDFLDQYHICLNFMRFRELKDDCESIHGEAVPVTNLKKPE is encoded by the coding sequence ATGCAGTCTGGAGGTCTAGGGAATAGTATCCCTGATAAAGGGTGTCTTTATAACCAGATTAGCAGGCAGAAccggaagaaaaaaaatgacggTGTGAGTGCAATACAGTTCATGCGTGACTTGCTATCCAAGGACGGTAATATGTATGTTGATTGTCTTAGGGACGATAAGAACATAATTGATCGATTGTTCTGGTGTGACGACATTTCTAAGTTGAGCCATGAATTGTTTGGTGACGTGTTGGCTTTCGATGCGACATATAAGAAAAACCAGTACATGCTGCCACTAGTTGTTTTCTCGGGTGTCAATAACCACAACCGATCCACCATTTTTGCTGCTGCCTTAATATCAAATGAAACAAAGGAGACGTATGTGTGGCTGTTGGAACAACTCATGGTTGCAATGAAGGGTAAACAACCAAGTGCTGTCATCACCGATGGTTGTGCTGCAATGAAATACGCAATTAAGACCGTCCTTCCTGATGCACGTCATCGACTATGTGCGTGGCATATCCTGATCAACGCAGGGAGAAATGCTAAAAACAAGCTTTTCAATAAGGCATTTAAGAATCTCATGTATGATGACTACACTATGGGGAAATTCAAAAGAAAGTGGGATGAAACGGTTGCGAAGTTTGGGTTTCAAGACAAGAAATGGGTTAAGGACATGTATGATAAGAGGAAAATGTGGGCTACAACTTATTTGCGCGGTAAATTTTTTGCGGGGTTCAGGACGACATCTAGGTGCGAGGGCTTGCACTTTGAGCTGGGGAAGTACGTGCACTCACGGTACAACTTGAGAGATTTCCTAGACCAATATCACATTTGTCTGAACTTCATGCGTTTTAGAGAACTTAAAGATGACTGTGAATCCATTCATGGTGAAGCCGTGCCAGTAACCAACCTGAAGAAACCTGAATAa